A window from Mus caroli chromosome 2, CAROLI_EIJ_v1.1, whole genome shotgun sequence encodes these proteins:
- the LOC110290053 gene encoding olfactory receptor 1019: protein MDKENHSVVTEFIFMGITQDPQLQIIFFVVFLIVYLVNVIGNVGMIILIITDSQLHTPMYFFLCNLSFVDLGYSSAIAPRMLADFLTKRKVISFSSCATQFAFFVGFVDAECYVLAAMAYDRFVAICRPLHYSTLMSKKVCLVLMLGSYFAGLVSLVAHTSLTFSLSYCGSNIINHFFCEIPPLLALSCSDTYISEILLFSLCGFIEFSTILIIFISYAFILIAIIRMRSAEGRLKAFSTCGSHLTGVTLFYGTVMFMYLRPTSSYSLDQDKWASVFYTIIIPMLNPLIYSLRNKDVKAAFKKLIGKKPQ, encoded by the coding sequence atggataaagaaaatcacTCAGTTGTGACTGAATTTATCTTTATGGGCATCACTCAAGACCCTCAGCTGCAGATAATCTTTTTTGTGGTCTTCCTCATTGTCTACCTGGTTAATGTGATAGGGAATGTTGGCATGATCATCCTGATCATAACAGACAGTCAGcttcacacccccatgtactttttcctctgCAACCTCTCCTTTGTTGACCTGGGCTACTCATCAGCCATTGCTCCAAGGATGCTGGCTGATTTTCTAACAAAGCGCAAAGTTATCTCTTTTTCCAGCTGTGCCacccagtttgctttctttgtaGGCTTTGTGGATGCTGAGTGCTATGTACTAGctgccatggcctatgaccgctttGTAGCCATCTGCAGACCTCTCCACTATAGCACTCTCATGTCCAAGAAAGTCTGCTTGGTCCTAATGCTGGGCTCTTACTTCGCTGGCCTTGTGAGTTTAGTGGCACATACTTCTCTCACTTTCAGCCTCAGTTACTGTGGTTCCAACATCATCAATCATTTCTTCTGTGAAATCCCACCACTCTTAGCTCTGTCTTGCTCAGATACCTACATTAGTGAGATACTGCTGTTTAGTTTGTGTGGCTTCATTGAGTTCAGCACCATCCTTATCATCTTCATCTCCTATGCTTTCATTCTCATTGCCATCATCAGAATGCGATCAGCTGAAGGCCGGCTAAAGGCTTTTTCCACCTGCGGGTCTCATCTTACTGGTGTTACACTTTTTTATGGTACAGTCATGTTCATGTACCTAAGGCCAACATCCAGTTACTCCCTGGACCAAGACAAGTgggcttctgtattctacaccaTTATCATTCCTATGCTGAACCCCTTGATCTACAGTTTGCGGAACAAGGACGTGAAAGCCGCTTTCAAGAAACTGATAGGAAAGAAGCCTCAATAA
- the LOC110289706 gene encoding olfactory receptor 1020: MVRNGKGIQNENATEVTEFILLGLSDNPDLQGVLFALFLIIYTMTLVGNLGMMALIKIDRSLHTPMYFFLSSLSFVDASYSSSVTPKMLVNLMAEDKSITFNGCATQFFFFGSFLGTECFLLAMMAYDRYAAIWNPLLYPVLMSGKICFMLVSTSFLAGFGNAAIHTGMTFRLSFCGSNKINHFYCDTPPLLKLSCSDTHINGIVIMAFSSFNVISCVLIVLISYLCILIAILKMPSAEGRHKAFSTCASHLMAVTIFFGTILFMYLRPTSSYSMEQDKVVSVFYTVVIPMLNPLIYSLKNKDVKKAVKKILHNCVV; this comes from the coding sequence ATGGTCAGGAATGGAAAAGGAATCCAAAATGAGAATGCCACAGAAGTGACAGAATTTATCCTTTTGGGTCTCTCAGACAATCCAGACTTGCAAGGTGTTCTCTTTGCATTATTCCTGATCATCTACACGATGACACTGGTGGGTAATTTGGGCATGATGGCCCTGATTAAGATTGACCGAAGTCTGCACACACCTATGTACTTCTTTCTCAGCAGCCTTTCTTTTGTTGATGCCTCTTATTCTTCTTCTGTCACCCCCAAGATGCTAGTGAATCTCATGGCTGAGGATAAGAGCATTACTTTCAATGGATGTGCTACCCAGTTCTTCTTCTTCGGGTCCTTCTTGGGAACTGAATGCTTCCTGCTAGCCatgatggcctatgaccgctatgcaGCCATCTGGAATCCCCTGCTATACCCAGTTCTCATGTCTGGGAAAATTTGTTTCATGTTGGTTTCTACTTCATTCCTAGCAGGCTTTGGCAATGCAGCCATCCACACAGGGATGACTTTCAGACTATCCTTTTGTGGCTCTAATAAGATCAATCATTTCTATTGTgacaccccacccctgctcaaaCTCTCTTGCTCTGACACTCACATTAATGGCATTGTGATCATGGCCTTCTCCAGTTTCAATGTCATCAGTTGTGTTCtgattgttttgatttcttaCCTGTGCATCCTCATTGCCATACTGAAGATGCCTTCTGCAGAGGGAAGACACAAAGCCTTCTCGACCTGTGCCTCCCACCTCATGGCTGTCACCATCTTCTTTGGAACAATTCTTTTCATGTACTTGCGCCCTACCTCAAGCTACTCTATGGAACAGGACAaagttgtttctgtgttttatacaGTAGTGATTCCAATGCTTAATCCTCTCAtctatagtttaaaaaataaagatgttaagAAAGCAGTGAAGAAAATCTTACATAATTGTGTGGTTTGA